A window from Leptospira wolffii serovar Khorat str. Khorat-H2 encodes these proteins:
- a CDS encoding NnrS family protein, with the protein MKFIPQFRSDVWTVAFRPFFLAVSLHAIFALLIWVLILFSVIPSPFLVGGIQMHSYEMVYGFGRAAVVGFIFTAGQYWTKSVLIEGKALAFLFSLWFLGRFSFLASPALSYAAVTFDLYFDILVLFYILPALFKKGQEHNRVVAITYFLFSLLHLLTAFSFLGVVPSDWSMHLIHLSIFVVLQFVAIIAGRILPFFTSVAVAGSNPRRFPHLETAIQYSGFIFLILETVTHSNPGIVPFVGVYCFFLSILHFARWYFWEPWKSVRTPILWILHSGYFWLCFGFFGFGLYHLGVWSASSAFHLFNAGAIGVFIYGMITRVSLGHTGRLIRASKATVVGYLLINLAVITRVFLPIWNLYREAYFFSAIFWIVSFLIFFLQYAKILIRPRVDFQSKPRV; encoded by the coding sequence ATGAAGTTCATTCCCCAATTTCGCTCCGACGTATGGACGGTGGCGTTTCGTCCCTTCTTCCTAGCCGTTTCGTTACATGCGATTTTCGCTCTTCTCATCTGGGTCCTCATCCTATTCTCCGTAATTCCTTCTCCTTTTTTGGTAGGCGGCATTCAAATGCACTCTTACGAAATGGTGTACGGGTTCGGGAGAGCGGCCGTAGTCGGCTTTATTTTCACAGCCGGACAATACTGGACCAAAAGCGTTTTGATCGAAGGAAAGGCCCTGGCGTTTTTGTTCTCCCTTTGGTTCTTGGGAAGATTCAGCTTTCTCGCCTCTCCGGCGCTTTCCTATGCCGCGGTTACTTTCGATCTTTATTTCGATATACTCGTTTTATTCTATATTCTCCCCGCCCTATTCAAAAAAGGACAAGAGCATAACCGAGTCGTCGCAATAACGTATTTCCTATTCTCCTTACTGCATCTTCTTACAGCATTTTCCTTTTTGGGTGTGGTTCCAAGTGACTGGAGCATGCATCTCATCCATCTTTCCATTTTCGTGGTCCTACAATTCGTGGCGATCATCGCGGGAAGGATCCTACCCTTTTTCACATCCGTGGCTGTCGCGGGCTCCAACCCTCGAAGGTTTCCTCATTTAGAGACGGCGATCCAATATTCGGGCTTCATATTTCTGATTCTGGAAACCGTAACGCATTCCAATCCGGGAATCGTTCCTTTTGTGGGAGTTTATTGCTTCTTTCTGTCCATACTGCACTTCGCACGCTGGTATTTTTGGGAACCTTGGAAATCGGTACGCACTCCGATTCTTTGGATTTTGCATAGCGGATATTTTTGGTTATGTTTCGGATTCTTCGGGTTCGGTCTCTATCACTTGGGTGTTTGGTCGGCATCCTCGGCGTTCCACCTATTCAACGCGGGAGCGATAGGCGTTTTTATCTACGGCATGATCACTAGAGTTTCCCTGGGTCACACCGGAAGATTGATCCGTGCCTCTAAAGCGACAGTTGTCGGGTATCTGCTGATTAATTTAGCGGTGATCACTCGGGTATTCTTACCGATTTGGAATCTATACAGGGAGGCGTATTTCTTTTCGGC
- a CDS encoding Crp/Fnr family transcriptional regulator: MLDRADTMSPKILEEVTEEKLFSIFSDGKRRKYKKGEFLFHQGDKAESLDLLVEGGLQIFKYDANSSEITLNFFSPYSLVAESAFMNGIHYPASGRFISDSVVLRMPIALFKKKVNSNIQLCHLLIQSLYQKIQILNMTINRGLTMEALQRVAHFLYHLPENYPPLSHVQIASMLFLRPETFSRVLRQLKDLNIIDPKRGEIIIIDRKGLLKFIE; the protein is encoded by the coding sequence ATGTTAGATAGAGCCGATACGATGAGCCCGAAGATACTAGAGGAAGTTACGGAAGAGAAGTTGTTCAGCATCTTCTCCGACGGAAAAAGAAGGAAATACAAAAAGGGAGAATTCCTGTTTCACCAGGGAGATAAGGCGGAGTCTCTCGATCTACTCGTGGAAGGAGGCTTGCAGATTTTCAAATACGACGCGAACTCCAGCGAGATAACTTTAAATTTCTTCTCTCCTTATTCTTTGGTGGCGGAGTCGGCTTTCATGAACGGAATCCATTATCCCGCTTCGGGACGCTTTATCTCGGACTCGGTCGTACTTCGAATGCCCATCGCCTTATTTAAGAAAAAGGTTAATTCGAATATTCAACTTTGTCATCTTCTGATCCAATCGCTTTATCAGAAGATACAGATCCTTAATATGACGATCAACCGTGGACTCACGATGGAGGCGTTGCAGAGAGTGGCCCATTTCTTATACCACTTACCGGAAAATTATCCCCCGCTCAGCCATGTCCAGATCGCTTCCATGCTTTTCCTTCGGCCAGAGACTTTTTCCCGAGTTTTGCGACAACTGAAGGATCTAAATATCATAGATCCTAAGAGGGGAGAAATCATAATTATAGACCGAAAAGGACTTTTAAAATTTATAGAGTAA
- a CDS encoding c-type cytochrome: MNLKLSYDIFTERIASGVALLLLLSTTLLFCGKEKTNEGEAAAGPSKGIGPVSSVVLGPIDAASAEKGRKHFEMKCSACHKFEEKVVGPALKGVTERRTPEWIMNMILNPQEMTQKDPIAMELLAEHLTQMTFQNVQESEAREILEYLRKLDKK; encoded by the coding sequence ATGAATCTAAAGTTATCGTATGATATTTTTACGGAAAGGATCGCGAGCGGGGTCGCTCTGCTTCTCCTTCTTTCCACGACTCTTCTTTTTTGCGGAAAAGAGAAAACGAACGAGGGAGAGGCTGCAGCGGGCCCGAGCAAGGGAATCGGACCGGTAAGTTCCGTCGTTTTAGGACCTATTGATGCGGCTTCCGCCGAGAAAGGAAGAAAGCATTTCGAAATGAAATGCAGCGCCTGTCATAAGTTCGAAGAGAAGGTCGTAGGACCTGCGCTAAAAGGCGTTACCGAAAGAAGGACTCCGGAATGGATCATGAATATGATCTTAAATCCCCAGGAGATGACTCAAAAGGATCCGATTGCGATGGAGTTGCTGGCCGAGCACCTCACTCAAATGACTTTCCAGAACGTGCAAGAGTCGGAAGCCAGGGAAATTTTGGAATATCTGAGGAAATTGGATAAAAAATAA
- the nosZ gene encoding Sec-dependent nitrous-oxide reductase: MNIRILKIVTVTSLVLFGILFLTCGKGASTATLASDAAKKVYVAPGEKDEVYAFLSGGFSGQMSVYGIPSARLFKIIPVFSVFPENGYGYDEETKNMLRTTSGYVPWDDSHHVEASMTDGKQDGRWLFLNANNTPRLARIDLRAMETKEILEIPNSAGNHASPFATENTEYLMAATRFSIPIPQKSVPIENFGKEFQGTVTMVKVEPKTGRLSIELQVLVPGFDYDLSHCGKGKSHDWCFFTSYNSEQAYKMLEVGASKNDKDYILAFNWVRAKQCLDQGKATNFGGEYYNNFLPENKPVVSEKLSGVKMLLPKNCEGMMYYMPTPKSPHGTDVDPTGEYIVGGGKLATVIPVHSFSKLIEVKDKPEHRTGEIMGIPILKYESTLAGEVKKPCLGPLHTEFDGKGYAYTSCFVSSEVVKWELGTWEVEQHLPAYYSVGHLSIVGGSSKEPYGKYLIALNKITKDRYLPVGMELPQSAQLYDISGGKAELLSDFPTVGEPHYSQMIPAKLIMDKMAKIYPLEENKHPYAVKSEKDARIVREGNVVRVYMAQIRSHFKPDTIEVRKGDTVYFHVTNLEQDFDIPHGFAVGGAPEMPNLLIMPGQTRTFKWQAAKAGIYPFYCTDFCSALHQEMQQYIRVTP, translated from the coding sequence ATGAATATTAGAATATTAAAAATCGTTACTGTAACCTCCTTAGTGCTGTTTGGGATTTTGTTCCTGACCTGCGGTAAGGGGGCTTCGACTGCGACTTTGGCTTCGGATGCGGCTAAAAAGGTCTATGTAGCACCGGGAGAGAAAGACGAAGTATATGCCTTCCTTTCAGGCGGTTTCAGCGGACAGATGTCCGTCTACGGAATCCCTTCCGCAAGATTGTTTAAGATCATTCCCGTTTTCTCGGTCTTTCCCGAAAACGGATATGGTTACGACGAGGAAACCAAGAACATGCTCCGTACCACTTCCGGATACGTACCTTGGGACGATAGCCATCACGTGGAAGCTTCCATGACCGATGGAAAGCAGGACGGTAGATGGTTGTTTTTAAATGCGAACAATACTCCTAGATTGGCTCGTATCGACCTGAGAGCTATGGAGACCAAAGAAATTTTGGAAATTCCGAACAGCGCGGGAAACCATGCATCTCCTTTCGCCACCGAAAACACGGAATATCTGATGGCAGCCACTCGATTCTCGATACCGATTCCTCAGAAGAGCGTGCCTATAGAGAATTTCGGCAAAGAGTTCCAAGGAACCGTAACTATGGTCAAAGTGGAGCCGAAGACGGGAAGACTTTCCATAGAATTGCAAGTTCTCGTTCCCGGTTTCGACTACGATCTTTCCCACTGCGGTAAGGGTAAGTCCCACGATTGGTGCTTCTTCACCTCCTATAACTCCGAGCAAGCTTATAAGATGTTGGAAGTCGGTGCCTCTAAGAACGACAAAGACTACATTCTCGCTTTCAATTGGGTCCGTGCAAAACAATGTCTGGATCAAGGAAAGGCCACTAACTTTGGAGGAGAATATTACAATAACTTCCTACCTGAGAACAAGCCGGTCGTTTCCGAGAAGTTGAGCGGAGTGAAAATGCTCCTACCGAAAAATTGCGAAGGCATGATGTACTATATGCCTACTCCTAAAAGCCCTCACGGAACCGACGTGGATCCTACGGGAGAATATATCGTAGGTGGAGGTAAATTGGCTACGGTGATTCCGGTCCATTCTTTCAGCAAACTGATCGAAGTGAAGGATAAACCGGAACATAGAACCGGAGAGATTATGGGAATCCCCATCCTCAAATACGAGTCCACTCTTGCGGGAGAAGTTAAGAAACCTTGCCTCGGGCCTCTACATACGGAGTTCGACGGAAAAGGATACGCTTACACTTCTTGCTTCGTAAGTTCCGAAGTCGTAAAATGGGAATTGGGAACCTGGGAGGTGGAACAGCATCTACCTGCATATTATAGTGTGGGACACCTTTCCATCGTAGGAGGAAGTTCCAAGGAACCTTACGGAAAATATCTGATCGCTCTCAACAAGATTACGAAAGACAGATATTTGCCGGTGGGAATGGAGCTGCCTCAGAGTGCTCAGCTTTACGATATCTCCGGAGGCAAAGCGGAATTGCTTTCCGACTTCCCTACGGTGGGAGAGCCTCACTATTCTCAGATGATTCCCGCAAAACTCATCATGGATAAGATGGCGAAGATCTATCCTTTGGAGGAAAACAAACACCCTTACGCGGTGAAATCCGAAAAAGACGCGAGAATCGTACGTGAAGGAAATGTGGTCCGAGTTTATATGGCTCAGATCAGATCCCACTTCAAGCCTGATACCATCGAAGTTCGGAAAGGAGATACGGTCTACTTCCACGTAACCAACCTGGAACAAGACTTCGATATTCCGCACGGATTCGCGGTAGGCGGAGCGCCGGAAATGCCGAACCTTCTCATCATGCCCGGACAAACCAGAACGTTTAAATGGCAGGCTGCGAAGGCGGGTATCTATCCATTCTACTGCACGGACTTCTGTTCCGCTCTTCACCAAGAGATGCAACAGTATATTCGGGTAACTCCCTAA
- a CDS encoding nitrous oxide reductase accessory protein NosL, which yields MEFNRIVLSLVLIAFTGISCVRNEPILPETGKEHCAHCSMAITDNKFHSQILTSKGRRIYFDSLECLHAYVKEKRPSIQSAWVALYDSPGKMVSIDSASYIQSENIRTPMGEGIAAFSDRSSAEKYLKEHKGKLLGRILEE from the coding sequence ATGGAATTTAATCGGATCGTATTGTCCTTGGTTTTGATCGCTTTTACCGGCATATCCTGTGTGCGTAACGAACCGATTCTTCCGGAAACGGGAAAGGAACATTGCGCACATTGCTCCATGGCGATTACAGACAATAAATTTCATTCGCAGATTCTAACATCCAAGGGTCGTAGGATCTATTTCGATTCCCTGGAATGTCTACACGCGTACGTAAAGGAAAAACGACCTTCGATTCAATCTGCCTGGGTTGCGTTATACGATTCTCCCGGAAAGATGGTCTCTATAGATTCGGCGAGTTATATCCAATCCGAGAATATTCGGACCCCTATGGGAGAGGGTATTGCTGCTTTTTCCGATCGCTCCTCCGCGGAAAAATATTTGAAAGAACATAAGGGAAAATTGCTAGGAAGGATATTAGAAGAATAG
- a CDS encoding nitrous oxide reductase family maturation protein NosD: protein MDYIPKRGFQAFTRSSWIAVFFCLSYSIPSRLIAREITVCPECKVSKISQALDLSRDGDSILLGKGLYREGGLIISKKIGIRGVPGSIVDGNKEKHVFDVRSDGVSILGLKIVGSGISDITEYAGIHAEGVQGCRFEENTFEDTAYAVYLANVDGCSILENTAIGNAYNEVSGGNGIHLWSSKNVLIRGNKIRKHRDGIYLEFSSGLKMEDNVSEYNIRYGMHFMFSSDNDFRGNEFSNNSAGVAVMYSKNILVENNKFVNNWGDGAYGLLLKEISDGIFVKNEFYGNTVAIFSDGCNRNYFTHNRIGNNGWGIRILGNSDSNTFAKNDFRDNVFDVSTNAKTTSNRFLQNYWDRYKGYDLDRDTFGDTPYKPVHFFGYWVAEYPFLMILYESPVVLFLQGLEKAFPIVTPLDFEDATPSMREIL from the coding sequence ATGGACTATATTCCGAAACGAGGCTTCCAGGCTTTTACCCGATCGAGTTGGATCGCCGTCTTCTTTTGTCTCTCCTACTCGATTCCCTCCCGTCTAATCGCCCGTGAAATAACCGTCTGTCCCGAATGCAAAGTCTCCAAAATCTCCCAAGCGTTAGATCTATCTCGCGACGGGGATTCCATTCTTTTGGGCAAAGGCTTGTACAGGGAAGGCGGCCTTATCATTTCTAAGAAGATAGGAATTCGCGGGGTCCCAGGAAGCATAGTCGACGGAAATAAGGAAAAGCACGTGTTCGATGTCCGTTCCGATGGAGTGAGCATACTAGGGTTGAAAATCGTAGGGAGCGGAATTTCGGACATTACGGAGTATGCGGGGATTCATGCGGAAGGCGTTCAAGGCTGTCGATTCGAGGAGAATACTTTCGAAGATACGGCTTACGCCGTCTACTTGGCGAATGTGGACGGATGTTCCATACTCGAAAATACCGCGATCGGTAATGCATATAACGAGGTGTCGGGAGGGAACGGAATTCATCTTTGGTCTTCCAAAAACGTCCTCATTCGCGGAAATAAGATTCGAAAGCATCGGGACGGTATCTATTTGGAGTTTTCGTCCGGATTGAAGATGGAGGATAACGTTTCCGAATACAATATCCGATACGGAATGCATTTTATGTTCTCTTCGGATAACGATTTTAGAGGAAACGAATTCTCTAATAATTCCGCCGGGGTCGCGGTGATGTACAGCAAGAACATCCTGGTGGAAAATAATAAATTCGTAAATAACTGGGGAGACGGAGCCTACGGACTCCTACTGAAGGAGATATCCGACGGCATCTTTGTGAAAAACGAATTTTATGGAAATACGGTGGCTATTTTCTCCGACGGCTGCAATCGGAATTATTTCACTCACAACAGAATCGGTAACAACGGTTGGGGTATTCGAATCTTAGGAAACAGCGATTCGAATACGTTTGCAAAGAACGATTTTCGGGACAATGTTTTCGATGTCAGCACGAACGCCAAAACCACCAGTAATCGGTTCTTACAGAATTACTGGGACAGATACAAAGGATACGATTTGGATAGGGATACTTTCGGAGATACTCCTTATAAACCGGTGCACTTCTTCGGATACTGGGTCGCGGAATATCCATTTTTGATGATATTATACGAATCCCCGGTCGTTCTATTTCTACAAGGGTTGGAGAAGGCGTTTCCGATCGTTACGCCATTGGACTTCGAGGATGCGACCCCATCTATGCGGGAGATTTTATGA
- a CDS encoding ABC transporter ATP-binding protein, producing the protein MISVENLEVRFGNTKVLDNISFVARPEEIVSVIGPNGSGKSTLLKSILGLVKPSGGGVRWNDQDEGLSRELDVGYMPQTPFFPKNLTVSELISFFRKLEEFEEETYHNLYETLGLKAEEGKKFGSLSGGTKQKLNILQCFSVKKPVYLVDEPTASLDPYVSHILKEILKKKKKDGALLLFSTHILSEVEEISDRFLLLAEGSLLIDDSPRNFVKKGGFENLQTSLMEFWNREYEEGK; encoded by the coding sequence ATGATATCTGTGGAAAATTTGGAAGTTCGTTTCGGAAATACGAAAGTGTTGGATAATATATCTTTTGTCGCTAGGCCTGAAGAGATCGTTTCCGTGATCGGGCCGAACGGATCCGGAAAAAGCACGTTGCTCAAAAGTATTCTGGGACTCGTAAAGCCTTCGGGAGGAGGAGTTCGTTGGAACGATCAGGATGAAGGCCTTTCTCGCGAGCTCGATGTTGGTTATATGCCCCAAACACCTTTCTTTCCTAAGAATCTGACCGTTTCGGAATTGATATCTTTCTTCCGAAAATTGGAGGAGTTCGAGGAGGAAACCTATCATAATCTCTACGAGACTCTCGGGCTCAAAGCGGAGGAGGGAAAGAAATTCGGATCTCTTTCCGGAGGAACAAAACAAAAATTGAATATACTCCAATGTTTTTCGGTAAAAAAGCCGGTTTACTTAGTGGACGAGCCTACGGCGAGTTTGGATCCGTACGTATCCCATATATTAAAGGAAATTTTAAAAAAGAAAAAAAAGGACGGAGCATTACTCCTATTCTCCACCCATATTCTGAGCGAAGTTGAGGAAATTTCGGACAGATTCCTACTTCTGGCGGAGGGCTCTCTTCTCATAGACGATTCTCCCAGGAATTTCGTAAAAAAGGGGGGATTCGAGAATTTGCAAACATCCCTCATGGAATTCTGGAATCGGGAATACGAGGAGGGGAAATGA
- a CDS encoding ABC transporter permease, whose protein sequence is MKEILLFEIRENIRNKWIFVFSGFLTISVSILNYFGNENGIRLITSLMNVVLLIVPLFAITFAGLSFLDSLPFAEVLLSKSVTRSGYFWGKYLGICASLSLSLVVGIGIPGFLSFYTDLGFILLFLELIVFGIILVMIFVALAFLLGSFFKKGELILSGALLIWLYFFILFDSFVFVLSLYLGEYPVEIPVLFVVLLNPIDLIRIALVLQTKTSVLLGFSGAFLLKTLGTIPVLFLSLTVLAAWIVVPFTISYRRFLNRNF, encoded by the coding sequence ATGAAGGAGATATTACTTTTCGAGATCCGTGAAAATATAAGAAATAAATGGATCTTCGTGTTCTCCGGATTCTTGACGATCAGCGTCTCGATTCTAAATTATTTCGGAAACGAGAACGGAATCAGATTGATCACTAGCCTCATGAACGTGGTCCTACTTATCGTTCCTCTTTTTGCGATCACGTTCGCCGGGCTGTCTTTTCTGGACTCTCTTCCTTTTGCCGAAGTGCTGCTTTCCAAATCGGTCACTCGATCCGGATATTTTTGGGGAAAGTATTTGGGAATTTGCGCCTCTCTTTCCTTGAGCCTGGTCGTTGGTATCGGGATTCCCGGCTTTTTATCTTTCTATACGGATTTAGGTTTTATTCTTTTATTCCTGGAGTTGATCGTTTTCGGGATTATTCTAGTGATGATCTTCGTGGCCTTGGCGTTTCTTTTGGGTTCTTTTTTTAAAAAAGGAGAATTGATTCTCTCCGGAGCCTTACTCATCTGGTTGTATTTTTTCATCTTATTCGATTCTTTCGTGTTCGTATTGAGTCTTTATCTGGGAGAATATCCGGTGGAAATTCCGGTTTTATTCGTGGTTTTATTGAATCCGATCGACCTGATCCGGATCGCATTGGTTTTGCAGACCAAGACTTCCGTTCTTCTAGGTTTTTCCGGCGCATTTTTATTGAAAACACTCGGAACGATTCCGGTGCTTTTTTTGAGCCTGACGGTTTTGGCGGCTTGGATCGTTGTTCCGTTTACGATCTCTTATCGCAGATTTTTGAATCGGAATTTCTGA
- a CDS encoding metalloregulator ArsR/SmtB family transcription factor encodes MKSKKTGREFKNLVYSGLAKYGKAISDPKRIELLDLLIQSEKNVELLSQGIGMSMAATSHHLQILKECKLVLDRREGRNIFYKIDRAGIRIFDTISSAGEEFNAEIKMEMNAFFDSEQEWKELEYKDFLKSVISKEVVLIDVRPENEYNSGHFPGSLSFPLKELRSKLAKLPRRKKIFAYCRGKYCVLSEEAVKILRSEGFQAYRISEGPLEFANHGVKLSKEP; translated from the coding sequence ATGAAATCTAAAAAAACGGGCAGAGAATTTAAGAATCTGGTGTATTCCGGTTTAGCGAAATACGGAAAAGCAATCTCAGACCCCAAAAGGATAGAATTATTGGATCTCTTAATCCAATCCGAAAAGAATGTGGAGCTGCTATCTCAAGGGATCGGAATGAGCATGGCGGCAACCTCGCATCACTTACAAATTCTGAAAGAATGCAAACTCGTCCTGGATAGACGGGAAGGCAGAAATATCTTTTATAAGATAGACCGGGCGGGCATTCGGATATTCGATACGATTTCTTCCGCAGGAGAGGAATTCAACGCCGAGATTAAAATGGAAATGAACGCTTTCTTCGATTCGGAACAAGAATGGAAGGAATTGGAATATAAGGATTTTTTAAAGAGCGTAATCTCTAAGGAAGTCGTTCTCATCGACGTTAGACCCGAGAACGAATACAACTCAGGACATTTTCCCGGTTCCCTGTCGTTTCCCTTGAAAGAGCTCAGATCCAAATTGGCTAAATTACCTAGACGCAAAAAGATCTTCGCGTACTGCCGAGGAAAATACTGCGTTCTTTCCGAGGAAGCAGTAAAAATCCTTAGATCGGAAGGTTTCCAGGCCTACAGAATATCCGAAGGCCCTTTGGAATTTGCAAACCATGGAGTGAAACTCAGCAAAGAACCCTAA
- a CDS encoding class I SAM-dependent methyltransferase: MKVRDSGMPDAKYWDSLFDLPLVLEKMDLLNVRGRIVEFGSGYGTFTFPLAKENKSEILAYEIEESLVFDLERDANRLGLDNIHPIKKDIVEEGTGLGGDFVDYVMIFNLLHHEDPVSILREAFRILKPGGRSGLMHWNYDPNTPRGPKMEIRPRPGNIYLWAREAGFRIESEKPIDLPPFHYGFVVKKPI, translated from the coding sequence ATGAAGGTGAGAGATAGCGGAATGCCGGATGCGAAATATTGGGATTCTCTTTTCGATTTACCCTTAGTTCTGGAAAAAATGGATCTTTTGAACGTAAGGGGGAGGATAGTGGAGTTCGGATCCGGATACGGGACTTTTACTTTTCCATTGGCTAAAGAGAATAAGAGCGAAATTTTAGCGTATGAAATCGAAGAGAGTCTTGTCTTCGATCTGGAAAGAGATGCGAATCGACTCGGCTTGGATAATATCCATCCCATCAAAAAGGATATAGTAGAAGAGGGAACGGGACTCGGAGGCGACTTCGTTGATTACGTCATGATCTTCAATTTATTGCATCATGAAGATCCGGTTTCGATCTTAAGAGAGGCCTTTCGAATCCTGAAACCCGGCGGTAGATCGGGTTTGATGCATTGGAACTACGACCCGAATACACCGAGAGGTCCTAAAATGGAAATCCGGCCTAGGCCTGGGAATATTTACCTGTGGGCAAGGGAGGCAGGATTTAGAATCGAGTCGGAGAAGCCGATCGATTTGCCCCCTTTTCATTACGGATTCGTAGTCAAGAAACCGATATAG
- a CDS encoding sterol desaturase family protein, with protein sequence MCFHKQLLQYASDLVHQIPAIFLIDFVRYLIFAGLAFSVFYVWKHPFQHRKIQTKSATKSQFKREFLYSLFSVIVYTAVTLVVLLFRKYGFFRFYERIEDYGWGYLILSVLLILAIQDFYFYWTHRLMHTAWFYKRVHKIHHESVTPSPWTAYSFSPWEALIHSFIMPIVATLFPVHPLALMIFMTIQIARNVLGHSGYEIFPSWMLSNKILKLVNTNTNHDMHHQSFRYNYGLYTTIWDSIFGTIHPEYERTFAEITTRSAEKNKLQESV encoded by the coding sequence ATGTGCTTCCATAAACAATTACTTCAATATGCTTCGGATCTGGTCCATCAGATACCGGCGATATTTCTGATAGATTTCGTAAGATATCTCATATTCGCCGGCTTGGCTTTTTCGGTGTTCTACGTTTGGAAACATCCGTTTCAACATCGAAAAATCCAAACCAAGAGCGCGACAAAGTCCCAATTCAAAAGGGAATTTCTATATTCTCTCTTTTCCGTGATCGTATATACTGCGGTGACTCTCGTAGTGTTATTGTTTCGGAAATACGGATTCTTTCGTTTTTACGAGCGAATCGAGGACTACGGCTGGGGTTACCTAATACTTAGCGTTTTACTGATCTTAGCGATCCAAGACTTCTACTTTTATTGGACTCATAGGCTTATGCATACCGCTTGGTTTTATAAAAGAGTACATAAGATACATCACGAATCGGTGACTCCTTCTCCTTGGACCGCATACTCCTTCAGTCCTTGGGAGGCCTTGATTCATTCCTTCATCATGCCTATTGTGGCAACGCTTTTTCCCGTTCACCCTTTGGCTCTTATGATCTTCATGACGATCCAGATCGCACGAAACGTATTAGGTCATAGCGGTTACGAGATATTTCCGAGCTGGATGCTCTCTAATAAAATATTAAAACTGGTTAATACGAATACTAACCACGATATGCACCACCAAAGCTTCCGCTATAACTACGGACTCTATACTACGATTTGGGATTCCATTTTCGGGACGATCCATCCGGAGTATGAAAGAACTTTTGCCGAGATCACGACTAGGAGCGCCGAAAAAAATAAACTACAAGAGAGTGTATAA
- a CDS encoding helix-turn-helix domain-containing protein, giving the protein MFTQTDSIQYLKAATIAQLSFLILNFLVRVKIGYQSVLGSLFSASLIAYFICPLLDHSSNLFWIVLVHTGCFSVSVFFYLFVSSLFEDDFKFKVRHGLLFLFVNSFCFYIFLISDLKNETSVFSQVLFSMPQVVYLSLILFTLAKVLKDKNADLLEYRRDFRVIFSWVTGMYSLSVVLMEVITKKSEYSTQLDLINSSFIFVLVFFISFRIFEFRKNVFPVSETKIEEEPIDEELLKSLNSLLKDRKIFLQENLTILSLANQLSVPEKKVRKLINKGMGYRNFNEFLNHFRIQEAKTILSDTSKDDFQVLRIAMDLGYGSLAPFNRAFREIVGMTPSDFRKRRNSTK; this is encoded by the coding sequence ATGTTTACTCAAACGGACTCGATTCAATATTTAAAGGCGGCCACGATAGCTCAGCTCAGTTTTCTTATCTTGAACTTTCTAGTGCGGGTGAAAATCGGCTACCAAAGCGTTTTAGGAAGCCTTTTCTCCGCCTCCCTGATCGCGTATTTTATTTGTCCACTTTTGGATCATTCGTCCAATTTGTTTTGGATCGTCTTAGTGCATACAGGATGCTTTTCCGTATCCGTATTCTTCTATTTATTCGTTTCCAGCCTATTCGAAGACGATTTCAAATTTAAAGTTCGACACGGACTCTTATTCCTATTCGTTAATTCGTTTTGTTTTTATATTTTTCTAATATCCGATCTGAAAAACGAAACTTCCGTATTTTCCCAAGTTCTATTCAGCATGCCTCAGGTAGTATATCTTAGCCTGATCTTATTCACATTGGCGAAAGTTTTAAAGGATAAGAATGCGGACTTACTGGAGTATAGACGGGACTTTCGCGTGATATTTTCCTGGGTGACGGGGATGTACAGTCTATCCGTCGTACTCATGGAAGTGATCACAAAAAAATCCGAATACTCCACGCAACTGGATCTGATCAATTCTTCCTTTATTTTCGTACTGGTGTTTTTCATTTCTTTTCGAATCTTCGAATTCAGAAAAAACGTCTTTCCTGTATCCGAAACCAAGATCGAAGAGGAACCGATTGACGAGGAATTATTAAAAAGTCTGAATTCCCTCCTAAAGGACCGAAAGATTTTTCTGCAGGAAAACCTAACGATCCTATCCCTTGCCAACCAATTGAGCGTTCCAGAAAAGAAGGTAAGAAAGTTGATCAACAAGGGCATGGGGTATAGGAATTTTAACGAATTCTTGAATCATTTCAGGATCCAAGAGGCCAAGACGATCCTCTCCGATACATCAAAAGACGATTTTCAAGTGCTTAGAATTGCCATGGATTTAGGCTACGGTTCTCTTGCTCCTTTCAATCGGGCCTTCCGCGAAATAGTGGGAATGACCCCTAGCGATTTCAGAAAGAGGAGAAATTCCACGAAATAA